One Hermetia illucens chromosome 4, iHerIll2.2.curated.20191125, whole genome shotgun sequence DNA segment encodes these proteins:
- the LOC119654365 gene encoding uncharacterized protein LOC119654365, whose translation MTDTRGKMLRKRGMLHGIILIATIVAVIGPSSSLKIYEHLTDCYRRNNTEPWAPSSLHILLELIRKVEEAYPTSINMRMMAVSILHGLRIDGIQKAPGVHETEYTIPYGVNKMMASKFKLILDSVSNTPNPINFTEVLTPLELCTFHRLVSSTVEPSLRGDESKTCSPNLSTSADGQGVQCLNQKVVTFPNGVVQVTPQGISRCPEEKGVVRTFQYGSLSPGSVIGAIAAGLQPQQVPIEYLLQDRNDVDKNTEKFRRVANQVGYVDNLFIAGIVGDLAEVCAQQAPYRGENVSVGFTGYWDDMQHPMTRYLVNGDYNSWQLTDSEILAGLDSYHLGKYVNSWVKRMPMLRLSQLLEMYYSSRGIPGSSVNTFRKPALAPDSGTDATVETPLQKGPYLHMQSAGDGLPNSPYLDGTDIEDSFDSLDSACERERMLERMSIHILKNQTGKWAQVLQFLGPMVAVEETVLLPACYNAVDRFFTEARTLLSRLPSCKNIPTSNRRANVDLTMILDTTRDEVQTRKLIGVISELIDVSTYGSYISVINGGTSDVVVSRTNSVLRAMQELRYFSGERRYTSSFSLSTSLSKVVQMFSTYNNEMAENASVCQRARVVLVVSQGQKITDDDFKNAEWLFSGSLQQFRNVYYVFVTNDHKAFEALMQSVMQTSYVLPNQYTIIDSSDLEPKTFLSDVGKILRKIPKQLFVPTCDEVNSQTENTGAPKRNQFEDYVGPNQANYYSINPTHLRNVSELRIQFEGVGYGTFTVCMVQGVNQCQSTAILEVLLFNISQPCQSDDVKTCSDINFSVELDSSNIRCTEADCRYPDQVRYLVTLHNMGCSTDGASRPFNCAVFLLLALVMLLLNV comes from the exons gaccCTCCTCTTCACTCAAAATCTATGAGCACCTCACCGACTGCTATCGTCGCAACAACACTGAACCTTGGGCACCAAGCTCTTTACATATTCTTCTTGAGTTGATTCGTAAGGTGGAAGAGGCCTATCCCACATCAATAAACATGCGTATGATGGCTGTGAGTATCCTTCATGGATTACGCATCGACGGTATTCAGAAGGCACCAGGCGTTCACGAAACTGAATACACGATACCATATGGAGTGAATAAAATGATGGCATCAAAATTCAAACTTATTCTGGATTCGGTTTCTAATACACCAAATCCAATTAATTTCACCGAGGTGTTAACCCCTCTCGAGTTGTGTACATTCCATCGTCTAGTCAGTTCAACGGTTGAACCTTCACTGCGCGGAGACGAATCGAAAACCTGTAGCCCGAATCTGAGTACAAGCGCGGATGGCCAAGGTGTGCAGTGTTTGAATCAAAA GGTCGTGACATTCCCAAACGGCGTCGTGCAAGTTACTCCTCAAGGAATATCAAGATGTCCAGAAGAGAAGGGAGTTGTAAGGACGTTTC AGTACGGTTCATTATCTCCTGGCAGTGTGATTGGTGCAATAGCAGCAGGCCTTCAACCTCAACAAGTTCCAATTGAATATTTACTACAAGATAGAAACGATGTCGACaaaaatactgaaaagtttagGCGAGTTGCCAACCAAGTAGGATACGTCGATAATTTGTTTATAGCTGGTATAGTCGGTGACCTAGCTGAAGTGTGTGCCCAGCAAGCACCATATCGTGGTGAAAATGTGTCTGTGGGCTTCACTGGATATTGGGATGATATGCAACACCCAATGACACGTTACCTTGTAAACGGTGATTACAATTCATGGCAACTGACCGACAGTGAAATTCTAGCTGGACTTGATTCATATCATTTGGGCAAATATGTGAATTCATGGGTAAAACGAATGCCGATGCTTCGATTATCCCAACTGCTAGAAATGTACTACAGTTCTCGTGGTATACCCGGGTCTAGTGTAAACACATTCCGAAAACCTGCTCTCGCACCAGATTCAGGAACAGACGCTACAGTGGAGACTCCACTCCAAAAAGGTCCATATCTACACATGCAAAGCGCTGGTGACGGTCTTCCTAATAGTCCATACCTTGATGGAACCGATATAGAAGATAGTTTTGATTCGCTCGATAGCGCATGTGAAAGGGAGCGAATGCTCGAGCGAATGTCCATTCATATTCTAAAAAATCAAACTGGAAAATGGGCGCAAGTTCTTCAATTTTTGGGACCTATGGTTGCGGTGGAAGAGACAGTGTTGCTTCCGGCGTGTTACAACGCGGTGGATCGATTTTTTACAGAAGCAAGAACTTTGTTGAGCCGCCTCCCCAGTTGTAAAAACATTCCAACAAGTAATCGGCGTGCGAACGTGGATTTGACGATGATTCTCGATACGACAAGAGATGAGGTTCAGACTCGTAAGCTCATAGG AGTAATTTCCGAGCTGATCGATGTTTCAACATATGGGTCATACATTTCTGTAATAAATGGAGGCACCAGCGATGTTGTGGTTAGTAGAACCAACAGTGTATTACGGGCTATGCAGGAATTGCGATACTTTAGTGGGGAAAGGAGAT ATACATCGTCTTTCTCCCTTTCGACAAGCCTATCCAAAGTTGTTCAGATGTTCAGCACTTATAACAACGAAATGGCAGAAAACGCTTCGGTTTGTCAAAGAGCACGTGTGGTCCTTGTTGTATCTCAGGGACAAAAAATAACTGAC GATGATTTCAAGAATGCCGAGTGGTTGTTTTCAGGATCTTTGCAACAATTTCGCAACGTCTACTACGTGTTCGTGACGAATGACCATAAAGCTTTTGAGGCTTTAATGCAGAGTGTTATGCAAACATCGTATGTTCTCCCAAAT CAATACACAATCATCGACTCATCAGATTTAGAACCAAAGACATTTCTCTCCGATGTGGGGAAGATCCTTCGAAAAATACCAAAGCAACTTTTCGTACCGACTTGCGACGAAGTCAATTCGCAGACTGAAAACACTGGAGCTCCGAAACGAAATCAATTCGAGGACTATGTGGGTCCGAACCAAGCGAATTATTATTCCATCAATCCAACGCACCTTCGTAATGTTTCTGAGCTACGAATCCAATTTGAAGGCGTTGGTTATGGGACCTTCACTGTTTGTATGGTTCAGGGAGTGAACCAGTGTCAAAGCACCGCCATACTCGAGGTGCTTCTATTTAATATAAGTCAACCTTGCCAAAGTGATGACGTGAAGACTTGCTCGGATATCAACTTTTCGGTAGAGTTAGACTCATCGAATATACGCTGTACCG AGGCGGATTGCCGTTATCCTGACCAAGTACGCTACTTGGTCACGCTGCATAACATGGGGTGCTCTACCGACGGTGCAAGTCGTCCATTCAATTGTGCTGTGTTTTTGTTACTAGCTTTAGTCATGTTATTATTAAATGTTTAG